One Candidatus Regiella endosymbiont of Tuberolachnus salignus genomic window, TCATAAATGAACCATTTTTTTTACACAGTACAAATATACCTATCTATTTTAAATATCATGGGATAAACTGTACATGTACATATTTATGGGGGAATATAACTCATTAATCTGCTTTCACACAGACATGCTTAAATAGTGAGGTATAAAATGAACGAAATAACCTATACCCGTTTGAGACAGAATCTCGCTCATGTATTAAATAAAGTGAGGAATGGAGAGGAATTCATTGTTACTCAGCGCGGGAAGTCGTCGGTTAGGCTTTCATCAAATGACGAAATGATAGCACCGTCTCTCATCAAAGATATCTCAAACCAATTAAAATTGAAAACCAATTGGAAAGATGTTTTCAATACCAAAATAAAACCAGTAATGAATCTTAAGCATTCAGAAATGATTAAGACTGATAGTGATTATTTTAATAAGCAAAAAATAACCATAGAAGATGCAGTAAAAGAAGTCCGAATGCGCCATGCAAAAACGATAAAAGCTTTAGAAGATAACTAATGGAAGAGATCGTTTTATTAAGCATTGAACAAGTAATTAATATTCAAAAAAATACTTTACCGCAAGGCGCTGTGGTCGATTACAACAAGCTTGTTGGCGCATTAAACCGTATTCAAAATCGGCAACATTATGAAAACTGTAATGGTAAATTTGAACTTGCAGCCTTATATTTAACGGCAATAGCTAAAGCACA contains:
- a CDS encoding type II toxin-antitoxin system prevent-host-death family antitoxin; the encoded protein is MNEITYTRLRQNLAHVLNKVRNGEEFIVTQRGKSSVRLSSNDEMIAPSLIKDISNQLKLKTNWKDVFNTKIKPVMNLKHSEMIKTDSDYFNKQKITIEDAVKEVRMRHAKTIKALEDN